One genomic segment of Rivularia sp. PCC 7116 includes these proteins:
- a CDS encoding type II toxin-antitoxin system VapC family toxin: MGYLLDTNIVTYILKKNLTLNNKLRQVTRYGEEVFISCITYYEVKRGLLALNATRQLADFHQFCIDYDVLYLDDLEIIETACRIHADLKKKGRPIQDADVLIAATAITRGLILVSNDSDMGRVEEIELENWVEI, from the coding sequence GTGGGTTATTTATTAGATACAAATATTGTGACTTACATACTGAAGAAAAATCTTACTCTAAATAATAAGTTACGACAAGTAACTCGTTATGGAGAAGAAGTATTTATCAGTTGTATAACTTACTATGAAGTTAAAAGAGGTCTTTTAGCTTTAAATGCTACAAGGCAATTAGCTGACTTTCATCAGTTCTGTATTGATTATGATGTTTTATATTTAGATGATTTAGAAATAATAGAAACCGCTTGTAGAATTCATGCTGATTTGAAGAAAAAAGGTAGACCAATTCAAGATGCTGATGTTTTAATTGCTGCTACTGCTATTACACGCGGGTTGATTTTGGTTTCTAATGATTCGGATATGGGAAGAGTTGAGGAGATTGAGTTGGAGAATTGGGTGGAAATATAA
- a CDS encoding CHASE2 domain-containing protein, which produces MSTLVILSLGQGNLFEGFPAITVQVGETGKFYKMKVGGSLPPAPEIARIYQGWRSLYAAYYQSMCLGNSREIDIDDELEIEEGNITNFSSLDLTDLSHQLSALINAWLSSPEFSNIERQLRTQLKPNQEIRFIIENNGRNDISVRRLPWHLWNFFEDYFLTEVALSTYEHKQPNRFDFNRPRNTVKILAIFGESTGIDIDKDRNFLENLSHQAEIKFLVEPLLSDLNEQLWQEGWDILFFAGHTSGKNNGLVYINQTDTITIEQIKYALKQAIGRGLKLAIFNSCDSLALAQQLQDLQIPQVIVMREPVPDLVAQDFLKYFLAEFSQGKSLYTAVRFARERLQVLETNYPCATWLPVICQNPTEAPIIWTQKGLISENLINQPIYNNPISSGIIQTQENSGGEYLSNSNTRAKEPAYSRKNILLIILTSLLVTASIMGVRYFGILQPLELKAYDHLMRLRPIVERADPRLLIITIDEADIKYQNEKKMNLRWSLSDEALAKLLVKLDKYEPKAIGIDIYRDFSTDNNFPNLVKRLQEDNRIFAVCKVSVSDDGRDGVSVSNEIPRQQVGFGDVIADDDDIPRRQLLFLNPPLNSPCNSEYAFTYLLAKKYLQDKGYEPKFNQENQLVINDVVFKRLKSHSGGYQQIDAQGYQILLNYRSLASVKKIAPIIALKKILEDEIEPSAIESIKNRIILIGVTASSSADYWKTPYSKSSSNNQRQVPGVYVQAQMISQILGAVENKRPLIWWLPQWLEALWVFAWSVLGASLAWFVRRNVYLGIAIAVSLITLFVLCGSIFTQAGWIPLVPNALALIICAVVVKNKWLSIFVNSVTIKSGKQ; this is translated from the coding sequence ATGAGTACCTTAGTTATTTTAAGCTTGGGGCAAGGTAATTTATTTGAAGGCTTCCCTGCAATTACGGTACAAGTAGGGGAGACTGGTAAGTTTTATAAAATGAAAGTAGGGGGTAGTTTGCCACCTGCACCGGAAATTGCTCGAATTTACCAGGGTTGGCGATCGCTATATGCTGCTTATTACCAAAGTATGTGTTTGGGTAATAGTCGAGAAATTGATATTGATGATGAATTAGAAATTGAAGAAGGGAATATTACTAATTTTTCATCGTTGGATTTAACCGATTTAAGTCATCAACTATCAGCTTTAATTAATGCATGGTTAAGTTCGCCGGAGTTTAGCAATATAGAGCGTCAATTACGCACGCAGCTAAAGCCAAACCAAGAAATACGCTTCATCATCGAAAATAACGGTCGCAATGATATTTCTGTTCGGCGGTTACCTTGGCATTTGTGGAATTTTTTTGAAGATTATTTTTTAACAGAAGTCGCTTTAAGTACTTACGAACATAAACAACCAAATAGATTTGATTTTAATAGACCAAGAAATACAGTCAAAATATTAGCAATATTTGGTGAAAGCACGGGAATTGATATTGATAAAGACCGCAATTTTTTAGAAAATTTATCGCATCAAGCAGAAATTAAATTTTTAGTAGAGCCTTTATTGTCGGATTTAAACGAGCAGCTTTGGCAAGAAGGTTGGGATATTTTATTTTTTGCAGGTCATACTTCTGGTAAAAATAACGGTTTGGTATATATCAATCAAACGGATACAATTACCATTGAGCAGATAAAGTACGCTCTCAAACAAGCTATCGGACGTGGTTTAAAGCTGGCAATTTTCAATTCCTGCGATAGTTTGGCTCTAGCGCAGCAATTACAGGATTTGCAGATTCCCCAAGTAATTGTAATGCGCGAACCAGTACCAGATTTGGTTGCTCAAGATTTTCTCAAATATTTTCTGGCTGAATTTTCTCAAGGAAAATCTTTATATACTGCGGTACGTTTTGCTAGAGAAAGATTGCAGGTGTTGGAAACAAATTATCCCTGCGCTACTTGGCTACCAGTAATCTGTCAAAATCCTACCGAAGCTCCAATAATTTGGACGCAAAAAGGTCTGATTAGCGAAAATTTAATCAATCAACCTATCTACAATAATCCGATAAGTTCTGGAATAATTCAAACACAAGAAAATAGTGGAGGGGAATATCTTAGCAACAGTAATACTAGAGCAAAAGAACCTGCTTATTCCCGCAAAAATATTTTACTAATCATTTTAACCAGCCTGCTTGTAACAGCTAGCATTATGGGAGTGCGTTATTTCGGAATTCTTCAACCTCTGGAATTAAAAGCTTACGACCATTTAATGCGGTTGCGTCCAATTGTAGAAAGAGCAGATCCACGCTTGTTAATAATTACTATTGACGAAGCCGATATTAAATACCAAAACGAGAAGAAAATGAACCTGCGGTGGTCGCTGTCAGATGAAGCGCTGGCTAAACTTTTAGTAAAACTTGATAAATACGAACCAAAAGCGATTGGTATAGATATTTATCGCGATTTTTCTACCGATAATAATTTTCCCAATTTAGTTAAACGTTTGCAAGAAGACAATCGTATTTTTGCAGTTTGCAAAGTTTCAGTTAGCGACGACGGTAGAGATGGTGTTTCTGTCTCGAATGAGATTCCCAGGCAACAAGTCGGCTTTGGTGATGTTATCGCAGATGATGATGATATTCCCCGCCGTCAACTTTTATTTTTGAATCCCCCCCTCAATTCTCCTTGTAATTCAGAATATGCTTTCACTTATCTGTTAGCAAAAAAATATTTACAGGATAAAGGTTACGAGCCAAAATTTAATCAAGAAAATCAATTAGTAATCAACGACGTTGTATTTAAGCGATTAAAATCCCATAGCGGTGGCTACCAGCAGATAGATGCACAAGGTTATCAAATACTGCTTAATTATCGTTCTTTAGCTTCAGTCAAAAAAATTGCTCCTATAATTGCACTCAAAAAGATTCTGGAAGATGAAATTGAACCTTCAGCAATTGAATCGATTAAAAATCGAATTATCTTAATTGGAGTTACAGCTTCATCTAGTGCCGATTATTGGAAAACTCCCTATAGCAAATCATCGTCAAACAATCAAAGGCAAGTTCCGGGGGTATACGTACAAGCGCAGATGATAAGCCAGATACTCGGTGCTGTTGAAAATAAAAGACCTTTGATTTGGTGGTTGCCCCAATGGCTAGAAGCTTTATGGGTTTTTGCTTGGTCTGTTTTAGGAGCAAGTCTCGCTTGGTTCGTACGTCGAAATGTTTATTTAGGAATCGCGATCGCAGTTTCACTCATAACACTTTTTGTACTTTGCGGTAGCATATTTACTCAGGCAGGTTGGATACCCCTGGTTCCCAATGCCTTAGCTTTAATTATTTGTGCTGTTGTAGTCAAGAATAAGTGGTTATCGATTTTTGTAAATTCCGTAACAATAAAATCGGGAAAGCAGTAA
- a CDS encoding TetR family transcriptional regulator, whose amino-acid sequence MSNSQISSTRQRIINAAIELFAAQGVTETTTKAVAKSAKVNEVTLFRHFGNKHGLLLAIISESPVFQELSEYLKNQATESKSVRQALKNYCEDRLQALERSPNLVRSVVGEAGNYPLENRQALGRSLKEANHYVAEFLAIVMEREQLQAHLAPQKLASLLNIMLLGYAVMEFTSEFHELWHDKDDFLEDLVSLFLMGATNSKSLVTSELVHVEKVVDLPANTVQLILQRAKKSGLRDYALIYILFGTGLSTAEITNLERNHQICDTNQHLLQIVKGEFRQVPINQWIMGKRYGSYTNNPLTRYLKIRKDKHSALLLNNDAMPISVTEIQEYWQKIVEGLSTPEGQQPAIEQAQHTWCVEMLMKGISLENMSLITGWDLQELEPYEHRAKEKLALEQAIKLDKN is encoded by the coding sequence ATGTCCAATTCCCAAATAAGCTCAACTCGACAGCGAATAATTAATGCAGCAATAGAATTATTTGCTGCTCAAGGAGTTACCGAAACTACCACCAAAGCAGTTGCAAAGTCGGCGAAAGTGAATGAAGTTACATTATTTAGACATTTTGGAAACAAACACGGGTTGCTTTTAGCAATAATTTCCGAATCACCTGTATTTCAAGAGCTTAGCGAATATTTAAAAAATCAAGCTACTGAAAGTAAGAGCGTTCGCCAAGCCTTGAAAAACTATTGTGAGGATCGCTTGCAGGCTTTAGAGCGATCGCCGAATTTAGTTCGCTCGGTGGTAGGAGAGGCTGGTAATTATCCTTTAGAAAATCGTCAAGCATTAGGACGAAGTTTGAAAGAAGCAAACCATTATGTTGCTGAATTTTTAGCCATAGTGATGGAGAGGGAGCAATTGCAGGCACATTTAGCACCTCAAAAACTAGCGAGCTTGCTGAATATTATGCTGTTAGGGTATGCCGTGATGGAATTTACGAGTGAATTTCATGAACTTTGGCATGATAAAGATGATTTTTTAGAGGATTTGGTAAGTTTATTTTTGATGGGGGCTACTAATTCTAAGAGTTTAGTTACGTCGGAGTTAGTACATGTAGAAAAAGTAGTCGATTTACCAGCAAATACAGTTCAGTTGATTTTGCAACGTGCTAAAAAATCTGGATTACGAGATTACGCTTTAATATATATTTTATTTGGAACAGGTTTATCAACCGCAGAAATTACTAATTTAGAGCGAAATCATCAAATTTGCGACACAAATCAACACTTATTGCAAATAGTTAAAGGTGAATTTCGCCAAGTTCCGATTAATCAATGGATTATGGGTAAACGCTATGGTTCCTATACTAACAACCCATTAACTAGATATTTGAAAATTCGCAAAGACAAGCATTCGGCATTATTACTTAATAATGATGCAATGCCAATTTCAGTAACAGAAATACAAGAATATTGGCAGAAAATAGTTGAGGGATTATCAACGCCAGAAGGACAACAACCAGCCATCGAACAAGCTCAACATACTTGGTGTGTAGAAATGCTTATGAAAGGAATAAGCTTAGAAAATATGAGTTTAATTACGGGTTGGGATTTGCAAGAATTAGAACCATATGAACATAGAGCTAAAGAAAAATTAGCTTTAGAACAAGCGATAAAATTAGATAAAAATTAG
- a CDS encoding fatty acid desaturase, with protein sequence MTTRSAVTEGKQPLALSWTFTLFIGSIHVLALLAPWFFSWSALGVMIFLHWLFGSIGICLGYHRILSHRSLQVPKWLEYIIAIIGAMAIQGGPIFWVAGHRLHHAHTEDEDKDPYSAKRGFWWSHMLWMIYPVEEFFDYEQYKKYAPDLVRQPFYRWLNRYFILLQIPLVALLYALGGWSFVIYGVVLRAVLLWHSTWLINSATHIRGYRTFDSEDNSRNLWWAAILTYGEGWHNNHHAHPNVAKAGLRWWEIDMTWWAIKVLQSLGLAKKVVMPVNE encoded by the coding sequence ATGACTACACGCTCGGCTGTTACTGAGGGTAAGCAACCGCTTGCTTTGAGTTGGACTTTTACGTTATTTATAGGTTCGATTCATGTTTTAGCTTTGTTAGCTCCCTGGTTTTTTTCTTGGTCTGCTTTGGGAGTAATGATATTTTTACATTGGCTATTCGGCAGTATTGGTATTTGTTTGGGTTATCACAGAATTTTAAGCCATCGCAGCTTACAAGTACCGAAATGGCTGGAATATATCATTGCCATTATCGGAGCGATGGCAATTCAGGGAGGTCCAATTTTTTGGGTAGCCGGACATAGATTACACCATGCTCACACAGAGGATGAAGATAAAGATCCTTATTCTGCCAAGCGTGGTTTCTGGTGGAGTCATATGCTGTGGATGATCTATCCTGTTGAGGAATTTTTTGACTACGAACAGTACAAAAAATATGCTCCCGATTTAGTTCGCCAACCATTCTATCGTTGGTTAAATCGCTACTTTATATTGCTGCAAATACCCTTGGTTGCTTTACTGTATGCTTTAGGCGGATGGTCTTTTGTAATCTATGGTGTAGTTCTTAGAGCAGTATTACTTTGGCATTCCACTTGGTTGATTAATTCTGCGACTCACATCAGAGGTTATCGCACTTTTGACTCAGAAGATAATTCCCGCAATCTTTGGTGGGCAGCGATTTTAACTTATGGTGAAGGTTGGCACAATAATCACCACGCTCATCCGAATGTAGCAAAAGCTGGATTGCGTTGGTGGGAAATAGATATGACTTGGTGGGCTATTAAAGTATTGCAAAGTTTGGGATTGGCTAAGAAAGTAGTGATGCCAGTTAATGAGTAA